The genomic window ACATAATGAATGATTACTGAAGTAAAATAAGTTCTAGCTTCCTTCAAAGAAACGTTACTGAAACTCGTACATTTGTAATAGTGATCGTGACAATGATTAAATAAGGGGTTTAGAATTTCTATCACGGAAGATGCATCAGCATAACCATGACGCTAGTAAGCAGCAAAAGACTCACGAGTAGCTCCCAGCGATGTTGCTCTGGCCTTCATCTCCAGGGGTGCCAGTGGCATCCACAGAGATGCCGTTGCTGGTGTCAAAGGAATATCTGAAGTGGCCGTTGCCTTCGTTCACATTTTCGCTGTTCAGAATCGTTGCATCCTTGTCGGCCTTGGGAAGGGCGACGGTGACGGCCAGGAGGCAGGCAAAGAATACCTGCAGGCGAGAAGGGTCTTAGGTCGAGAATGTATATACTTTGTCGAGGAACAGCAACAAATATGATACGTGACGGGATCAAGTATGGAGCAGCTGATGGATGACAGATGTGAACAGCCTAAATGAAGTATATGACAGTGTCTTGGTCATGTATGCTTCTCCTCTAATTATATGATAACCCACTGTGAAAACATTGTTCAAATTGTAGATTGAAAATCCCTAACTTCTCAAAGCTTCAGTAATATGAGAGACAGTGATCATCAGGGACACAACCAGACTGTGTGTAAGTTTTTGTTCAGTCAGATTCTTCTCGGTCGTTACGACGGAACACAAGACAATCATTTCAGTAATCAACTTGAAGGCTACTGGGACTGTATACTCACGAGCTTCATGTTGTCGGTGTGAGTCTGAAGTGAATGTGCCAACTGGAGGCTGGAGACAGGCTATATATACCCAGATCCAGAGGGTATGTCGTGTCCTCCTTTCCTCCTTGACATCACACTGATAACTTAGGTGCgtatttctctctcctttctccacataaagacaaacacagaaaaaataaaaagaaaaaataacatctGGTGGAAAACTTAAATCGTTGATgcttttggaataaaaaaaaaatgttgtagcCAAAGTGGAAGGCTGGAGAAGGATGAAATGCTGCAATTATGAGCTGTAACGGCTGCAGACATGGCAAATACAGTAtgggaaatataaagaaaacgtagAGGGTTGGTAAATATTGTCACATCATAAGGGTACGATAAGAAATGATTATATCTATTATGGATTTCCGTAGCCAGGAAACTTGCAGGCTGGGAGGAATTCCGGGGATGTTGATTACAGAAAAACccagagggaaaaaatgaaaagaagtaaagaatgtACTTGGAAGGTAGGAAACAGGTGACATCAAATAGATTTGTAAGACGGAAGAGCCCAGGTAATACTTCAGAAAGGTTGTCAGTGTTAAGTTACACTGCAATAAAAGTATTCAAATGCAAATGTACGGGGTAGTCTATGGACGGGATAGTCTATGGACGAGGTATTATATGGACAGGGTAGTCTATGGAATGGGTAGTCTATGGACGAGGTATTATATGGACGGGGTAGTCTATGGACGGGGTAGTCTATGGGCGAGGTAATCTATGGACGGGGTAATCTATGGACGGGGTAGTCTACGGACGAGGTATTATATGGAAACGAAGTGAAGTTTGAAAATCGAGCTGAGgaaaacttttaatttgtttTGGTGGAAAAGTGGAGACAAACTTTGCTTaagagataagaaaagataaagagaagataagagaagataaaggaggaggatTAGCCTCTATATAAGAAAACTCTAAGTTTTTGGAGATGGTCCACTCATCCAATATCCAGTGGGAAGAGtaacttttaaaaaaattttgtggtggtgttcatgATATTTAGTCCTCCAAAGCATTTTACTGCACCAGgacatatatacaaagaaaacagTGAAAGAAGAGTTAGGATGGTACATGAAACAGTGAAACACACACAACTGAGGCGGTAAGATTCTGGTGACAGAAGAATTTAATTATGAAGAAATATACTGGAAGAATTTAGATTCTAACGGCGAAAGAGTCATTAACACAGAAATTTTTAGAGTATACGGGAAGATGTCTTGCATCTTGCTGTAACTGAGAATATTAGGATCAGAGGGTCTGATACCCTCATCATTTCGAAATCTTGGCCTTCACACATAGCAGCATGGAAATTGAGAATATCAAATATGATACGACGCTTAAAAAAAGGGATCAAGCAATGCTTGACTCTGATTATGTTGCAAATGTGGACCTGAAAAGAACAGAAATGATATTAGtctcaaagaggagatatgataaTGGAAAGTATACAGAACTAGATAATTTCTATGAAAACATGGTTTGGAAAATGAGGTAGCCATGATATAAGTCACTGTTACAGAAGATTCTCTGAAATTTACCactaaggaagggggggggggtgtagaagaAAGAGATGTGGGTCAACAAAAGATGTCAGCAATACTAAGATCCCCGGGGTATGCTGGGAGGAAGTAAAAGTGGACGGTCGCTATGCATTTCTTGCAAGATGTACCGACGTCGCATGAGAGGAAGCCAACGTGGAGCGACACTGACAACACACCAAGACACTGACACATCATCAAGACACTAACAAGACACTGACAAGACACTGCCCTAGTGATAAAACAAGGAAAGAATCGGAAGCTCCAGTAACATCCAGAGATGTTAAAAGGTAACAAAACTCACTTATCTTATCTAAGTATTTATATGAGGAAGAATATTTTAGGTTTTCTCATTGAAACAACAAGGAACATGATGGTGACTGAGCTTGTGTAGTGACGAGCCGCCAGCTGGCAGCTTCAGTGATCACGTGGACTGGAGGCTGAGGGTCGGGTTATGAATATCCAGGAACTAGATCATTtgatccactcctcctcctccttaatatCATATCTCAAACATGAGAGTGTCATATCCTCCCTCGGTCTTCCTCGCCTTTACACATACGCACAAGGAATGAACACATCATGAAGAAGAGACTCGACCAGGGACACTATGAGTGGACTATTGTGAGCAAGGTCGGGGATGATCTCCACTGACCCACGCATCAATCAAGGTTATAACGTCACTTTACGGAAAGTTGATCACAATAAGAAATCTGGAGGAAATAATTGCAGAGGTCGATATAAAGGTATGCAAAAAGGCAAatgatttcatatctttttttgcaCTGAAGACTTGGTTACCTTAGCAATAACAACTTGATATGAGTGGCTCTTGGAAGGCGATGAAACTgctaggaaaaaaagaagactaTGAGAGAACCTTCTTCAATATGTGGTCATTCCAACATGTGCAGTTATGACAGCATGACTATAGATAAGGTGGTTATGACAATATCATTACGGTGTGGTCATGACAGTATGACTACATCATGACAGTATGATTACGCCAAGTCATGACAGTATGACTAGATTAAGTCATGAGAATATGATTTGGTTAAGATACCACGATGACACCTCGTGTTACACCTTTAGAATTAGCGAAGGCAATATCATCAACTGAGGACACTAAAATCATACAAACAGTTGTTGGCCTTGTCTTCGAGTGGGCTTCTGAAGATAACGAGATTCTCAAAGGCGGAAATCTCAGTGACTTTGCTacggaaggaaagagaaaaatatgtaatAAATATGTAATA from Panulirus ornatus isolate Po-2019 chromosome 58, ASM3632096v1, whole genome shotgun sequence includes these protein-coding regions:
- the LOC139766889 gene encoding cuticle protein AMP1A-like — its product is MKLVFFACLLAVTVALPKADKDATILNSENVNEGNGHFRYSFDTSNGISVDATGTPGDEGQSNIAGSYSYTLDDGKTVVVSYVADQGGYQPQISVS